DNA sequence from the Chryseobacterium indicum genome:
CAGATAACCGTTGCAGTATATTCTGTGATCCAAAGGAATGGTGTACACTTCTACCCTATTGTCTTCGTAAATTTTCTCTGAATAATCTTTATCCAGTTCATGATAAACCACTTCAAAACCACGGTGCGTTTCTGTAATTGTGAAAATAGTTTCCAGCATTTTCTTAATTCCTTTCGGACCATAAACGTGAAGCGGAGTTTCTCTTCCCAAAAGTCTGAAGGAAGCAATAAGCCCCGGTAAACCGAAACAGTGGTCTCCGTGAAGATGTGAAATAAATATATGATTGATCTTCGAAAATTTCGCTTTGGCTTTTCTCAGCTGTACCTGCGTTCCCTCCCCGCAATCGATGAGGAAAGACCGTTCTTCCATCTCCAGAAACTGTGCGGTAGGAGAAGAATTTATCGTAGGAATTGCTGAATTAAAGCCTAATATCGTTAAATAAGTACTCAAATCGATGGTTTATTAAGGTGACAAATGTACGGATTTAGGTTAAGACTAAGATTTAGGCTGAGATTAAAATTGCGTAGTGGAAACCAATTTAAATATCTAAATTCCGGTTTCTGTTTTTACCATACATCTTAGCCTCAACCTCAAACTATTCTTTCCCTTTCAGGAAATCCAAAAATAGATCCAAAGCCTGTTTTCTGTGGCTGATTTTGTTTTTATCCTGCGGTTCCATCTCTGCAAAAGTCATTTCGTACCCTTCCGGAACGAAGATCGGATCGTAGCCGAACCCTTTGAAACCTTTATTTTCCTTCAGTAAATTTCCGTGAACCCTTCCGTCGAAATATTTGGCTCCGTTTTCGTCATAGTAGCATAAAACAGTAATGAAATACGCTTTTCTGTTTTCAATACCTTCCATTTCGCCCAAAACTTTTTCGATATTTTTGGCAAAATCGTGATTTCCTGCATAACGCGCGGAAAAAATTCCCGGTCTTCCGTCCAGAGATTCTACAACCAGTCCGCTGTCGTCACCCAAACTTGGAATCCCTGTTTTTTCGAAGCAGTATTTTGCCTTAATTAACGCATTGGCATTGAAAGAATCTCCGTCTTCTACGATTTCGTCATGAAGATCATAATCGGCAAGACTTTTTACGACAAAACCATCTCCTAAAATCTGTTGAATTTCTTCTTTCTTATGTATGTTGTGCGTTGCTACCAGTAATTCCATATTCAATTTCATTTATTTAATTTCTATTTTTTGTTTAAATCTTAAATCATCATCACAAATAACACCAACGATATTAGTGAAATTCGTGTTTAAAAATCTAGTGCCATTCGTGTTTAGATTTAAATTTCAGAGTAATGCACTTTGTATTTTTTCATGAAAAGAAAATAAAACAAGGAGAAAAGTGCAATTCCTATCGTCAGTATGATCCATTCCGAAACTTTAAAAGCATCTGCGAAGCTTTCCGTTTTCACATAAGTGATTAATAAGGTGGAACATAAATTATTAAAACCATGCAAAAGCATTGGTAAAAGCAGAGATTTTGTTTTATAATAGACCAATCCCAGAACGCATCCTAACAGAACCGCTCCCACAAACTGCCACGGGTTTCCGTGAATCACTCCGAATATGACAGAAGCAAAAACAATTGCCATTTTCGGTTCAACACCCTTATTCATCAATCCTTTCTGGATAATTCCCCTGAAAATAATTTCTTCAAAAATAGGCGCACAGATAACGGCAGTAATGATCATCACAACCGGATCATCGGTAAGTTTTTCCATCATCTGCGTGAAAAAATTGTAATACTTTCCGAAAAAAGGTCCCGTTGTAGGAATCTGGGCTGTAATAAATTCTGCAATAAACATCATCCCGATCATCATTGGAAAAATCAGGAGATAGGTAGAAAAATTAGTGGGAGAAAAATTGAAATTCAGCTTCATTCCTGTTGTTCTTCTCACAATGAAAAAATCAAAAAAAGCAATCGCCGTAAGAAATCCTGCGGCATTGGTAATCATAAAAAACCAGTCTCTGTACTGCAGGTTTTCTTTGAAAGTAAACATCCAGAAAACATTAAAAAACGAAACTATCATTGTTCCGAAAAACAATCCTGCCAGTAAAACAAGACCGCCAATCCATGTAAACTTGAAATTCGGATATTTACTTTTTTCCATAGAATCTAAGAATTTATTGAGAAACAAAGATAATTCAAATTATGAGAAAAGAGAATCGCAGAGAAGTTTAACATTAAAATACATTGTTACATTTATGTTTTTTAAAATGTTTAAACTAATTTCAAAATTAACCGCAAAAGTTGCAAAAGACCATTATTCCGCAATAATTAAAGTTCTCAAAAGACTAAAAATCGAAGATTTTTAAAGCTGTTGTTGCCTTTTTCATTTTTCGTTATTTAATTTGAATAAAAAATCAGCTTATATTTTATAACTTTTGCGGTTAAATAAAAAAGGTTAAACAGATTTTAAGTTAAATTTCTCTTTCATACTGTTTTAATGAAGTAACTTTGCAGCTTAATATTTTCACATGCAGGGTTTGGTAAAAAAGTCGGAGAATGTTAATCTGTCTTTAATCAGTTATGTAAGTTTTACCTTTATAGGATATTTCATTATCGGATTATCGCTTTCGGTACTTCCTATTTTCATTAACAAAAGTCTTGGGTTCAGTCTGGTGATTGCAGGTTTGGTCATCAGTCTGCAATATGTTTCTACTTTTTTTCTGAGAGCTTATTCCGGAAAAATAATTGACGGAAAAGGCCCGAAACCAGCCGTTTTATTCAGCATGATCAGTTTTTCGCTGACGGGAATTTTCCTGATCATTGCTTATTATTTTAAATTTTCTCCGTGGTTAAGTTTAACATTTTTGGTCATCACGCGTCTTCTTACAGGCTGCGCGGAAGGAATGATTGGTGCAAGTCCGATTAACTGGGCAATTATGGCGGTCGGAGAAAAACATACGGCAAAAATTATTTCCTACAACGGAGTTGCCTGTTACGGTGCTTTGGCAATCGGAGCTTCTCTGGGGGTAACGATTGAGCATGAATTCAGCTTATACGGAATCGGAATTCTTTCGATTATTCTTGGAATTTTGGGGTTTCTTTTTGCAAAAACCAAAGACAATAAAACCAACACGAATATAAAAGAATCGCAGCCGTTCTGGAAAGTTTTGGGAAAAGTGGCTCCTTTCGGCGTTTGTCTGGCTTTAGGAGGTCTTGGTTTTGCGAGTATTTCTACTTTTATCACTTTATATTACAACTATTTTCACTGGAATAACGGCGCTTTATGTCTGAGTGTTTTCGGGGTACTGTTTGTTGCGGGAAGACTCGTTTTCAATAATGTAATCAATAATTACGGAGGAATTAAAGTCGCTATTGCCTGTCTTTTGGTGGAAACCATTGGACTTTTAATTATTTCATTTGCCACAAATTCCCAAATGGCTCTTGTAGGAGCCGGAGTTACGGGACTTGGGTTTTCATTAATCTTTCCGGCTTTGGGTGTAGTTGCGATTAAAAGCGTGCCTTCATCCAATCAGGGTTCCGCTTTGGCGGGATATGGTCTTTTTATTGATCTTTCTCTGGGTGTTGCAGGACCGCTGATCGGTGGAATTGCCGATCTTTACGGGATGAGTTATACTTTCCCTTTCAGTGCGGCGATGGTTTTTGTGGGATTGGGACTGGCTTATTTACTTAAGCTTAAATACAAATAGCACTAATTTTTACAAGAATTAACAGGACTCAGGTTTGTTTTCGCGAAGGCGCAGGATTTTTTACCAGTCTCAAATCTTTAAGGCGCAAGGATTTTATCTCTGATAAAATTGATCATCAGAATTATAAAATAAAATCTTTGATTTTATCCTTGCGTCTTAAGACTGGAAAACTCTTATTTAAATCTTGCGCCTTAGCGTTTTTCCAATAAAATTTAAACTCATCGTTGATCTTTGAAACACGAATAACACAAATGGTTTTCACAAATTCCACGAATTTGATTTTTTTCAGCCTATTTTTAGTTTGGCAAAAGCAAACAAAAAAAGTTGTTTAAAGTAAAACAGTAGAAAACTCTATGGAGTTTTATCTTTGTAGACACCATATTCACAATGTATTCTGCGTTCCGTAGGAACGCTATCTTTAAAAAATTCATCATATTTATAGATATCAATCCTACGGATTGATTTGCGGATTCATTCTTATTTCTACACAGATTCTGCTCCTAAAGGAACAACCTCTCTTATTTCAAACAACTTCAAAATAAAAAATCAAAGATTTTAAACTAATGTGTCCTGTTACGTATAAAGAATTTAATCTTAAGTTGATTCTGTTTAAACTTTTTATTTAACCGCAAAAGGTACAAAAAATGACTAGCCTTTTATTTTAAAGTTGATCATTATAAACGAAAAGGTTCGCAATAGTTTTTAAAAATCTTTGATTTTTATTCTTTTGATTGCTTTGATTATTCTGGAAATTCGCTTTACCATTGTCTTTTGTGCCTTTTGTGGTTAATTCTGAAATTAGTTCAAACAAATTTGTTACGAATGTGTTATAATCTTTTGTGACTTTGTGGTTAAATAAAATTCATGCTTTTTCGTGTAAAAATTTGTATTCAAACAAAATTTTCAGGTTTCGACAAAATTCCCGATTTTTGCAACTTCAAAATACGATATGTCAGACTTAATCAAAGAAATAGAAAAAAGAAAAACCTTCGGAATTATCTCTCACCCGGATGCCGGAAAAACCACTCTTACGGAAAAGCTTTTGCTTTTCGGGGGTGCAATTCAGGAAGCGGGTGCGGTAAAATCCAACAAAATAAAAAAGGGAGCGACCTCCGATTTCATGGAAATTGAAAGACAGAGAGGAATCTCCGTGGCAACTTCGGTATTGGCTTTTGAATACAGAAATCACAAAATCAACATTCTGGATACTCCCGGTCACAAGGATTTTGCAGAAGATACGTACAGAACTTTAACGGCGGTTGATTCTGTAATTGTGGTGATCGACGTTGCAAAAGGGGTTGAGGAACAGACGGAAAAGCTTGTTCAGGTTTGTAGAATGAGAAATATTCCGATGCTGGTTTTCATTAATAAACTTGACCGTGAAGGTAAGGATGCTTTCGATTTGCTGGATGAGGTGGAACAGAAACTGGGATTAACGGTTTGTCCACTTTCTTTGCCAATTGGGATGGGAGCTGACTTTCAGGGAATTTACAATATCTGGGAAAACAATATCCAGTTGTTTTTGGAAGAGAAGAAACAGAAGGTGGGTGAAGCGATAAAGTTTGACAATATTAATGATCCTTCAATTGATGAAGTGATTGGCGAAAAAGCTGCCGCTACTTTAAGAGAGGAACTGGATCTGGTTCAGTCGGTTTATCCTGAATTCAACCGTGAAGATTATATGAAGGGGGATTTGCAGCCTGTTTTCTTTGGTTCGGCTTTGAATAATTTCGGGGTTCGTGAGTTGCTGGATGCTTTCATTGATATTGCACCGATGCCACAACCGAAGGAAAGTGATACGCGTATTGTAAAGCCTGAAGAAAATGGTTTTACGGGATTCGTTTTCAAGATCCATGCGAATATGGATCCGAAACATAGGGACAGACTGGCTTTCGTGAAAATTGTTTCGGGAACTTTCAAGAGAAATGAAAATTATCTTTTGGTAAGAGAAGGTAAAAAAATGAAGTTTTCTTCACCAAATGCTTTCTTCGCCGATAAAAAAGAGGTGGTTGATGAAAGTTTCCCGGGAGATATTGTAGGTCTTCATGATACGGGAAGTTTCAGAATCGGAGATACGTTAACAGGCGGTGAAAAACTGAATTTCAAAGGAATTCCGAGCTTCTCTCCTGAACATTTCAGATATATTAACAACAACGATCCGTTGAAAGCAAAGCAATTGGCAAAAGGGATCGATCAGTTGATGGATGAAGGGGTTGCACAGTTATTTACTCTGGAAATGAACGGCAGAAAGATCATCGGAACAGTGGGTGCGCTTCAGTATGAGGTAATCCAGTATCGTCTGGAGCATGAATATGGCGCAAAATGTACTTACGAACCTCTTTCTATGCACAAAGCGTGTTGGGTGGAAGCGGATGAAAAGTCAGACGAATTCAAGGAATTTGCAAGACTGAAACAGAGATTTTTGGCGAGAGATAAATACAACCAGTTGGTTTTCCTTGCTGAT
Encoded proteins:
- the rdgB gene encoding RdgB/HAM1 family non-canonical purine NTP pyrophosphatase, which codes for MELLVATHNIHKKEEIQQILGDGFVVKSLADYDLHDEIVEDGDSFNANALIKAKYCFEKTGIPSLGDDSGLVVESLDGRPGIFSARYAGNHDFAKNIEKVLGEMEGIENRKAYFITVLCYYDENGAKYFDGRVHGNLLKENKGFKGFGYDPIFVPEGYEMTFAEMEPQDKNKISHRKQALDLFLDFLKGKE
- a CDS encoding CPBP family intramembrane glutamic endopeptidase gives rise to the protein MEKSKYPNFKFTWIGGLVLLAGLFFGTMIVSFFNVFWMFTFKENLQYRDWFFMITNAAGFLTAIAFFDFFIVRRTTGMKLNFNFSPTNFSTYLLIFPMMIGMMFIAEFITAQIPTTGPFFGKYYNFFTQMMEKLTDDPVVMIITAVICAPIFEEIIFRGIIQKGLMNKGVEPKMAIVFASVIFGVIHGNPWQFVGAVLLGCVLGLVYYKTKSLLLPMLLHGFNNLCSTLLITYVKTESFADAFKVSEWIILTIGIALFSLFYFLFMKKYKVHYSEI
- a CDS encoding MFS transporter, translated to MQGLVKKSENVNLSLISYVSFTFIGYFIIGLSLSVLPIFINKSLGFSLVIAGLVISLQYVSTFFLRAYSGKIIDGKGPKPAVLFSMISFSLTGIFLIIAYYFKFSPWLSLTFLVITRLLTGCAEGMIGASPINWAIMAVGEKHTAKIISYNGVACYGALAIGASLGVTIEHEFSLYGIGILSIILGILGFLFAKTKDNKTNTNIKESQPFWKVLGKVAPFGVCLALGGLGFASISTFITLYYNYFHWNNGALCLSVFGVLFVAGRLVFNNVINNYGGIKVAIACLLVETIGLLIISFATNSQMALVGAGVTGLGFSLIFPALGVVAIKSVPSSNQGSALAGYGLFIDLSLGVAGPLIGGIADLYGMSYTFPFSAAMVFVGLGLAYLLKLKYK
- a CDS encoding peptide chain release factor 3 — translated: MSDLIKEIEKRKTFGIISHPDAGKTTLTEKLLLFGGAIQEAGAVKSNKIKKGATSDFMEIERQRGISVATSVLAFEYRNHKINILDTPGHKDFAEDTYRTLTAVDSVIVVIDVAKGVEEQTEKLVQVCRMRNIPMLVFINKLDREGKDAFDLLDEVEQKLGLTVCPLSLPIGMGADFQGIYNIWENNIQLFLEEKKQKVGEAIKFDNINDPSIDEVIGEKAAATLREELDLVQSVYPEFNREDYMKGDLQPVFFGSALNNFGVRELLDAFIDIAPMPQPKESDTRIVKPEENGFTGFVFKIHANMDPKHRDRLAFVKIVSGTFKRNENYLLVREGKKMKFSSPNAFFADKKEVVDESFPGDIVGLHDTGSFRIGDTLTGGEKLNFKGIPSFSPEHFRYINNNDPLKAKQLAKGIDQLMDEGVAQLFTLEMNGRKIIGTVGALQYEVIQYRLEHEYGAKCTYEPLSMHKACWVEADEKSDEFKEFARLKQRFLARDKYNQLVFLADSSFTIHMTQEKFPNVKLHFISEFKNA